The genomic segment GAAGCCGTATCCGGAGATCCTCGAACTGCTCCCGCGTCAGGGCGCGTACGCATGGGGCGAGGCGCTGCGGACGCGGCCCGAGGTGGCGTCGACGGCGTTGGCGCGGTTCGTGGCGCTGCTGTCGGTCGCGCGCGACCCGGAGGCGCCGAGTCGCCCGTTGTTGGGAATCGAGTCGCATCTGTGGGTGCGTGCGGTGTCGCGGCTGCTGCGCGCGGTCGACCGGACGCCGGCGTTCTGGTGGGACGGCGAACCAGTGCGGGAGCCGGATCTCGATGAACAGGAGAACGAGGAGACGTCCGGACTGGCGGATCGGCGGCACCGGCTGCTGCCCGCGGTGTACTGCCGCCACTGTGGACGGTCCGGGTGGGCGGCGATCTCGCCGGAGCGCGATCCGGAAGAGCTCGTGTGTGAGCCGGACAAGATCTACCGCGCCGGTCTCGGGCGGGACAAGCGACGGGTGCGAAACCTGATCCTCGCCACCGACAGCGAACGGCACCGACGAGATCCGGCGCTGGTGATGCTCGACCCGATGGGTGCGCGGGTGCGGCCGTTCGACCCGATCCGCGACGGCGCCGACGCGGGTGACGAGTTCGCGGTGCTGTGGGACGACTCGGTCGCGGCGGCCGAGAAGGACCGGTGTCCGGCGTGCGGGATGGACAACGGTATTCGGTATCTCGGTGCCGGTCTGCCAACCTTGGCGTCGGTGGTGGTCACCGAGCTGTTCACCGGAGGGGAACTGAGCGGTTCGGCACGCAAGACTCTGATGTTCAGTGACTCGGTACAGGACGCCGCGCATCGGGCCGGGTTCGTGTCCTCTCGCTCCTACGGGTTCTCGCTGCGGTCGCTGCTGCTGGACCAGACGGTGTCGGGAGAGTCGGTGCGGCTGCACGACCTCATCGCCGACGTCACCGGCGCGGCGGCGGACCCGCAGGTGCTCTCGGCGGTCGTGCCGCCCGATCTGCACACGCATCCCGAGGTCGACGCGCTGCTGGCCGGGGAGCATTCCGGGAGCCGCGAGACCTGGAAACTCATCGCGCAGCGGCTCGCGTTCGCCGTGATCATGGAATTCGGACTGCGGTCCCGGCAGGGTCGCACTCTGGAACTCAGCGGGGCGATGGCGGCCGAAGTCGCGCTCGACGAGCCGGACGCCGCGCTCGCGCTGGTGCGGGAAGCGGTGCGCGACGCCGGGCTGCTGGATCCGGACGTGCTCTCCGACGCGCGGTTGCTCGCGTTCGTACGGGGGCTGCTGGAGCGGATGCGGTTGCGCGGCGCGATCTGGCATCCGTGGCTGGATGCGTATCTGCGGGAGGCCGGCCGGCGTTACCTGGTGTGGGGCGGTCGGCCGCGCGGGATGCCCGCGTTCCCCGAAGGGGTGGCGGCGCCGTCATTCGTACTCTCGGCACACAAGGACCGCAGCGAGTTCGACGTGCTGCCCACGCGCGGCGGCTGGTATCAGGACTGGACGAGCCGCTGCCTGGATCTGCCGCCGTCGGTGGCCGGGAACCTGCTGTCGCGGATCCTGCCGGAGTTCGCTTCGGCCGGGATTGTCGCCAGCCGCACCACGGCCGACGCCTCGACACGTGTGTTCGGGCTGCGGCCCGGGCATATCACCGCGCTGCGGCTTCCGGCCGACACCGAGACGGCCGGGGTGCGGTGCGGGTCGTGTTCATGGCAGCAGACCGTGCCGCCCGAACGCGTTCCGGACTGGGTTGGGCAGCCGTGCCTGCGGTATCGGTGCACCGGGATACTGCGGGAAGTGCGGTATTCGACCGACGACTACTACCGCGCGCTGTATTCCGACGGCGGGGTGTATCGGGTCGTCACCGCCGAGCACACCGGGCTTCTGACGCGGGCGCAGCGGGAGCAGACCGAAGCGGCGTTCCGCCGCAAGAAGCCCCGCTACAACGACCCGAACGTGCTCTCGGCGACACCGACCCTGGAGATGGGTATCGACATCGGCGACCTCTCCGCCGTCGTGCTCGCCTCCCTGCCGCCCGGGCCCGCGAACTACGTACAGCGAGCCGGCCGTGCGGGGCGCAAGACCGGCAACGCCCTGGTCGTCACCCTCGCGGACCGCCGAGAACGGGATCGTTACTACTTGTCCGAGCCGCGGGAGGTGATCGCGGGGGAGATCCTGCCACCGGGCTGTCACCTCTCGGCGATCGAGATCCTGCGCCGCCAGTACGTCGCGCACCTCGTCGACCGGGCCGCGAAGCGGGAACTCCCGGGTGTTGCACCGATGCCGCGTCTCGCGTCAGTCCTGTTCGGACCGTCCGGGTGGTTGGCGGATCTCGTCGCGGCCGGACAACGCGACGGGGCCGCGATCGTAGAGGAGTTCCTCGCGCTCTTCGGCGACGAGGTCAGCGCATCGTCCGCCGAGGCGCTGCGTGCGTTCGCCCTCGGCGGTCTGGAGGACGCCAAGAAGCGGATCGAGGACCAGTGGAACGAGCGGCTCGCCGACCTACGGTATCGCCTCCGCGCGATCGAGGAGGCACGAGGCAAGCTGGTCACCTCGGACCCCGACCAGGAACGCGAGTGGAAATCCCTGGGTTCCGAGCTTCGAGCCGTGCGCAGACGGCTCGGCGAATACGGCCGCACCCCCGCGCACGGGGTGCTGGTGGAATACGGGCTGCTGCCCAACTACGCGCTCACCGACGCGCGCACCACGCTCGAAGCGACGTTGACCTGGGACGAGACCGACGAGAACGGGGACCGGACGTACCACAGCGAGGTCCGTGAATACGACCGGCCCGCGCGGCAGGCGGTCGTCGAGCTCGCGCCGGGGCAGAGCTACTACGTGCGGGGATATCAGCATCGGGTGTCGGGACTGGACGTCGGGCGTCCCGAGCGGCCCGCCTGGGAGACGTGGCGGATCTGTCCGGCGTGTGGGTACGTCGTGGCCGAGGACGCCGAGCAGGACACTCGTCCGTGCGCTCGGTGTCAGGATGCGTCGATCGCCGACGCCGGGAACGTGCATAAGGTGCTTCGGCCTGCGAAGGTCACCGCGGTCGACAAGCGTGCCGACGCGCAGATCTCCGATGCCTCCGACGAACGCGAGCGTCGCACCTACAGCGTCGTGCCCACTGCCGACTTCCCGCCGGCGCTCATCGACGCCTCGTGGCGGCACACGACGAAGACGTTCGGCGTGGACTTCAGTCGCCGGGCGGTGATCCGGCACTTCAACCTCGGTCTCGCGAGGTTCGACCGGCCCGCTGCCGACACCTTCGCCGGACGTCAGGTCCGGCTCAACCCCTTCTACGCCTGCCAGGCGTGTGGCGGTACGACGAAGGACGGGCCGCCGGTCACCATCTCCACGCTGGGGGTCGCGCAGTCGAGCAACGGTCGTCAGCCGGGCACGGAGCATCACCGCAACTGGTGTCCGTATCGGCGGCTGCCGGACAAGGCCGGGCACGTGGACCTGCTGCTCGCCCACGAGCTCACGACCGAGGCGCTGCGGATCCTCGTGCCCGCGGTGACAGCCGGAGTGACCGAGCGGCTGGTGTCGTTCAAGGCCGCGCTGCGTCTCGGGATCGCCCATACCTACGGCGGCGACCCCGACCATCTCGACATCGTCCCGGCCGTCATGCCCGACCATGGCGAGGGACACGTGCGGCACTTCCTCGTGCTCTACGACACCCAGCCCGGCGGCACCGGCTATCTGCACCGGCTGTCGGATCCCGCAGAGTTCCGCGACATCCTCTCGCACGCACGGCTGGCGATCCGATCCTGCCGCTGCCAGTGGGAAGGCAAACTCGCCTGCCACCGGTGCCTGCTGCGCTACGCCGCCGACGACGAGTTCACCGTGATCAACCGGGCTGAGGCTCTGGAGCTGCTCGGCGCGCTACTGGAGACCTGGGAAGTCGAGCACGGCGCCCGGGCCGACGAGATCTCCCTGACCGATCAGGTCGAGAGCGAACTCGAAGCACGATTCCTGGCGGTGCTGCAGGAATGGAGCGACCGCCCGGACACGCCCGGCCGATTGACGCGGCAGACCGACCGGGACGGCGCGCGCTTCGCGGACCTGAAGTTCACGACCCCGGATAAGCAGGTCGTGCACTGGCAGATGAAACTCCAGAACGCCCTGCACCTCACGCGCCCCGACGTGCTGTTCACACGCATGGACGCCCTTGGGCGCCAGGTGGCGGTCTATCTCGACGGCTACCGCTACCACGCGGCGCCGACGATCAACCGGCTCGCCGACGACGCCGATAAACGGGCACGGCTGCGCGCGCACGACATCGACGTCTTCGCCATCACCTGGGACGACGTCGAACGTTGGCGCGGCAACCCGGTCGGGCGGGATCCCGTGTGGCCGCCGTATCGAGGCAACGCCCAGGACGCCGCCCGCGACCTCTACCAGAAGAGGTCCGGACGCGAACCCGGCGAACTCTCCGGGGCGGTGTGGGCCAACCCGATCGACACGCTGCTGGCCTATCTCGCCGAACCGGATCCGGAACTGTGGCAGCGGCGAGCCGAAGGCGCACTCGGGGGCCTGCTGCGGCAGGCCAAGGGCACCAAGACACAGACGAATTCGGCTGGCGTGCCGGACCGGATCCACGCCGCGTTGGCCGGAGACCCGCTGCCCGACTCGGTGCCGGGCGGGAAGATCGTGATCGTGCGGGCACCCGACGACAACAACTGCCCGGTGACGCTGCTGATCGACGCTCGATTGGGACAGCAGGTGTTCACCGCCGCGGTCGCCGTCGATGACCGGACCGCGACCATCACTGTCGACGAGGACGCACATCGCCGCCGGTGGATGGCATGGCTGTACTGGGCCAACCTCATCCAGTTCCTCCCGCACGGCGGGGGAGACGCCGCGCAGATCGCCGTCAGCGCCCTGGCGCAGTTTGACCCGTCGCTGCTGGCGGTGTCCGAGGGAACCGGCCTGCGACCGATGCTGCGGGACCTGCCCATCGACGACGAGACCTCGCGCTGGATCAGCCTCGACGCCGCGGTCACCCCGCCGTCGGCGACGCTGGACGCGGAGTGGAAGAGGACCTTCGAACTCGCCGACCCGGAGGAATCCGGACTGGAGACACTGCTGCGCGAGCTGGTCGCCTGCGCCGTGCCGGTCCCGGAGGTCGGCTTCGAACTCGGCGACCAGGGATGGCAGGCCGAGCTCGCCTGGCCGGAGAAACGAGTCGGCGTCGTGCTGTCCGCGACACGCGACGATCATGAAGCCGTCGAACGCGACGCCGCGTTCGCACAAGCCGGATGGCGCGTCGCCACCGCGAAGGATTGGGACATCGAGAAATTGATCGAGCAGCTCGGGCAGGGTGTGTGATGACCGTGGACAGTGGAGCAACGCTGCGCATCCTGGAGCGTGCGGACAAGGAGATCCTCAAGCTCTCGCGCGCGGACAAGGGGGCGGTCTACGAGTTCCAGCACAAGTTCCGGCGCAACCCGAACCACCCCGGGCTGCACCTCAAGCAGCTCAAGGGCGACACTCGGCTGTGGTCGGCCCGCGTCACGCAGGACTACCGGGCGCTGCTGCTCAGCATCCAGGACCAGGACTTCCTGCTCGTCTCGGTGCGGCACCGCAAGAATGCCTACGACGACCTCGAGCGCTACACCTACCGCATCAACGGTGTCACCGGCGGCATCGAGGTCATCGACCTCGCCGCCATCGGCGACAGCATCCTCGGACGGGTCGCCGGCGACGGGGCCGAACCCGAACAGGCCGCGGACGCCGCACCGCCACTGTTCGCCCACGTCACCGACGAACAGTTCGAAGAACTCGGTGTCGCGCCAGCACTGTTCCCGGCGATCGCGAAGGTCACCACCGAGGAGGAACTGCTCGAACTGGCGGACTGCGTCCCGCAGTTGACCGCCGACGTCCTGCTCGCGCTGTACGACGGCAAGACCTTCGACGAGGTCATGGAGCAGATCACCGCTCCGGTCGCGGTGGGAAATCCGGTCGACACCGAGGACTACGCGGCTGCGGTCGTCCGCCCGGCCACGCAGGTCACCACCGACGACGCCGCGCTGCAAGCCGTGCTGGCCGAGTCTTTCGCGCGCTGGCAGGTCTATCTCCACCCCACACAGCGCACGCTCGTCGAAAAGAACTACAACGGCCCCGCCCGGGTCAGCGGCGGCCCGGGAACCGGCAAGACGATCGTCGCGCTGCATCGCGTCAAACACCTCGCCGAACAGCTTCCCGAGGGCAGAGACAAGCCGATCCTGCTCACCACCTTCAACCGCAACCTCGCCGCCGACCTCCGCACCAGGCTGCTGGCGCTCGGCGGCGAACAGCTCGCGCGACGGGTGGACATTGTCAACATCGACAAACTCGCCAGCCGAGTCGTCGCGGAAGGAAACGACGACACCAAGCGCCGCATCGTCGGTAACGACCGCGCGCTGGAGGAATGGCGGTCGCTGCTGCTGGAACTCGACGACCAGCGCTTCCCGCCGGAATTCCTCGCCGCAGAGTGGGCGCAGGTGATCCTCGGGCAGGCACTGACCTCACGCACTGAGTACTTCCGTGCACGCCGCACCGGACGCGGACGCTCCCTCAAACGCGACGAACGCGACCACATCTGGCAGCTCGTCGAGCGATTCACCCAGCGTCTCGACGAACAGGGCATGTGGACAATGCGGCAGGTCGCCGCCGCGGCGGCCCGCCGCGAACTCGACCGCGCCGCTCGCGTCGAACACGCCGCCGCGAACGGAGAGAACTCCCTGTCCACACCCGAGTACCGCTACCGTCACATCGTCGTCGACGAAGCCCAGGACCTCTCGGCCGCGCACTGGACGATGCTGCGCGCGATGGTGGCCAAGGGCCCCAACGATATCTTCATCACCGGTGACCCGCACCAGCGCCTCTACGACAACTACGTCACCCTGTCCAGCCTCGGCATCAACATCCGCGGCCGCTCGGCCAAACTGACGCTGAGCTACCGGACCACGCGGCAGATCCTGCGCTGGTCGATGGGCATGCTCACCGGCGAGACCTACGACGACCTCGACGGCGGCGAAGACGACCTCACCGGCTACCGCTCCTTGCTCAACGGCCGCGACCCGGTGGCCCACGGGCTGTCGACATGGGCTGAGGAACGACGGTGGGTCGCCCAGCAGATCAAACAGTGGCAGGATGACGACGCTGGCAGCATCGCGATCGCCGTGCCAACCCGCCAGATGGCCGACGAGATGATCCGCGACCTCACCGACGCGGGCATCGACGCCGTCCAGGTCGGACCGGACGGCCCGGCTCGGGGCGACGGTTTTCACGTCGGCACCATGCACCGTTTCAAGGGCCTGGAGTACCAGCGGATGATCCTCTCCGGCGTCGCCGACGGAATCCTGCCACGCCAAGCCATCCGCCACTTCCAGGATAGCGATCCCAAGCGCTACCAACAGGAAAGAGCCCGCGAACGCTCCCTGTTGTTCGTCGCCGCGACCCGAGCACGCGACGAGCTCGTGGTGACCTGGCACGGGAAGGCGAGTGAGTTCCTAAACCAGGAAGGCGATTGACCATTCAGTTGGACGGTTCGTCTCGTTTGAGTGGATCTTTTCTGGGTCTCCAGCGAGTCACTCCCGTGGAGCGCACGTACCGTTCGCTGATGTTCGTCGCCGCGCTGTGTGTGCGAGGTCCTGGGCGTCGTGTGGCACGAAAACGGAGTTGGAACCTGCCGGTGTAGGGAACGTTGGCGTCTGTAACCTTCACCGTTTTCGCGCCTTTTGAAGACTCAGTCACTTCTCTGGTGTCACGTCGTGCCCTCGGGCGATCACGAGCTCCGGTTGCTGGAGTGCGTCCAGGTTTGCGTGGGGTGCCGTCGGCGATGGGGATGTCGGCGCCGAAGCCGGGCGTGAATCTTCCGGTAGTGTTCGCTAGCCCGACTGTATGTGCTCTCATAATCGTTGCTGTCGCGCGTTGTTGAGCCAGTCTTGAAGGTTGTGCCACAGGTAGACCGCCTGTGGCGGCCATCTGTCCATGGATTTGTCCATGAACCGGTTCTGGACGGTGCCTCTGGTGAGACGACGCGGCCGCTATTTCGCCGCACTACCTGCGGTTATTACTCCTGACGGGTGATTTCGCGGCCTCATAATCCCTTGGCCGCGGGTTCGAGTCCCGCCCGGCCCACCTCTTACCAGGCGTTGTCGTCGGTGGCAAGATCGTGCCTCACAAGTCCGATCGATACTCGCCGACCTGAGCCCTACGGACCCGCGAGCCGAGCCGTTGCGATCGATGCTGGCCCGCTACACGCGATGACACCGGGCGTGTGGCAGGGTATCCGCTGCACCGTTATCGGCGGCACCCTCGAATGCCTCCTGTCAGCGGGCAGAGCCTACGCTGCGACCCTCGGCCACCGGCTGATCTCGTTGGTCGACACGGCTGGCGATGATCAACGGTGGCCGTCTCCGCTCTACGCCATCCAGCAGTACAGGCGGTGGTCCCGCCCGCCAACGCCACGAGCCAGCCGTGCCAGATCGCTCAGAATCTTGGTTGCGATCTCCTGGTCGAACGTCTCTCCATCCGCCGCCCGCTTCCGAACCCACAGCTGGCTGACTTCACCAAGTCGGGACTGGTCGGCAGCGGCAAGTGCGTCTTGAAGGGCTTTGGAAGCAGCGAGGACCACGGGACCATCCCCATCGTCGGAGTCAGCGACGGCTTCGGGCTCGTCGGCGGCGACGAGCCTCTCGAAGGTTCGACCGGTGACGATGCTCTCCCACTCGATCAATGCCTCTTCAGCATCGAAGTTGCCGTACGACAGCGACTCGAAAGCCCCGTCGGGGCCGCGATCCACGACCGCAGCCGCAGCTTCGTGACTCGGCGCCACGAAGAACCTGATGACGGTGCTCACCGCTGCATGGTGCGTGCTCAACCTCGATCGAGCAAGCATGATCCTTGTGGTCGGCGATGTTGCAAGACTTCTCGGACCACAGCTTCGAGGTCGCTCGTTCCAGTCCCGGTGGTGCCGATCCAACCGTCCTTGACGAGCTGCGTGAATAACGTGTTGTTGATGTGCGCGGGAACGTTCTCGTACCCGATCTGAACGCAACCCCTCGTGCCTAGGCGCGAGTCGAGTAGGTCAACAAACAGTTCTCGCGCCAAGTGCATTCCTTTGATGAGTTCTGTGGGTTCTTCGATTCGCGAGTGCGTTCTTGCCCCCAGTTCGAGGCCGGCTTGGCAGCGCCGTCGAGAGCGCGGTGTTCGCATGAACTACACGGCTACGGCCGATCGATCCGAGTCGGTCATCCGCTCGATGTGGACACCAGGATGGGGCCCGTGATCTCGCGCGACCGGTACGAGGAATCGCTCGACCCGATCGCCGCCGCGACCTCGGCCGACGGCAAGGTGCTCGCCGGTGGTGTCGGCCCGCCACGGTGGGGCCCGATGGGCGGTACCTCGCTCCGACGGTGTTGGCGGGAATGGCGCCCGACAACCCGGCCGCGGTGAAGGAGATCTTCGGCCCGGTCCTCTCCGTGGAGCCGAAGCCGTGACCATCCATCGCCAACAGCAGCGGGTACGGATCGACCGCGGGCGTCTTCACCCGCGCCCATCGCGTCGCGGGTGAGCTTCAGTCCGGTTACGAATGGATCAGCGGGAGCTCTCGACACTACTGGGGCCTCTCTTTCCGCGGAGTGAAATCGTCCGGCGTCGGTCGTGAGGAGTCGGTTGACGAGCTGCTGTCCTACACCGGAACCACAGCGGTCACCGTCGTCACGGAGTGACGACTGAGACGCCTGTGTCCCCCGGAGTCCGGTTCTCGGCGCGTGATGCCGGTGCTGCGCTGTCCGAACTGGAGGTGAGCACCAGTCGGGGCGCCGTTCTGCTTGGCAGAAGAATATTCCGCTTGCTGGTTGACAGGGTCCCGGGCGTCGCAGAAGCTACTTCTGTAGCGCAGAGGTTCTTCCTCCGTCAGTGCGGCCGGCGGACGGGAGAGTCGCGTCGCGTCCATCGGAGCACGCGGAGAGGAAAGCTTGTGTCCATCCACGTCATCGGAGTCGTGGCACTCGTGTTGGTGTTCGTCATCGGCACGGTGAGACCCGTCAACATCGGCGCGCTCGCGTTCATCGCGACGTTCCTCATCGGAACGCTCATCGCCGGAGAGGGATCCGGCGAGGTGCTGGCCGGGTTCCCGGCCGACATCTTCGTACTCCTCGTCGGTGTCACGTATCTGTTCGGTCTGGCATCGGTGAACGGTACGATCGAATGGATCATCGACCGCGCAGTGCGGTTGTTCGGCGACCGGCCGGCATTCGTGCCCTGGGCGATCTTCGTCTTCTCCGCTGTGCCGACGACGGTGGGTGCCCTCGGGCCGGCGGGGGTCGCGATGCTTGCGCCGCTGTGCCTGAGGCTCGGTGAGCGCTACGGCATCGACCGCCGCATGACGGCGCTGATGGTGATGCACGGCTCGTGTCTCGGCAACTTCTCGCCGCTCAACGGTCTGGCCATCATCGTTCAGCGGGCCGCGAGCGCCAACGGACTGTCGATCTCCTCGGCCGCGTTGTTCTTCGGCAGCGCCGCGTACAACGTCGGTCTCGCCGTGATCATCTATATCTTCTTCGGCGGACGGACGTTGCTGCGAGAGCGCCACCTCCGGCGTGCCGCGGTGGCCCAGGACCTGAAGGTCGCCCTGGGCGCTCAGGTCTCCGGGGGTGTCGACTCGGTGGTGGGCACTGGTCCGGCCGGACCGCGCAGGGGCACTGCGGTGACCGGTGGCGACAGCAGTGAGGGTGAGCCGAGGCCGTTGCGGTTCGACCAGGTGGCGACGATCGTGATCATGCTCGGTGTCGGCGTCGGCGCCCTGGCGTTCGACATCGAGATCGGGTTCCTGGCGTTGATGTCGGCATCGGCGCTCCATGCGATCTTCCCCAAGCGGTTCGTCGATGCCGACAAGAAAATCGTATGGTCGGTCGTCTTGCTGATCTGTGGCATCACGACGCTGGTCGGCGCGATGGAGCGTTACGGAACCGTGGAGACGGTGGGCAGCGCGATCGCCGGCTTGGGATCGCCGCTGCTGACGGCGTTCCTGCTGTGCCTGGTAGGCGCGGTGACCTCGGCCTTCGGCTCCAGCGCGGGTTTGCTCGGTGTGCTGATCCCGCTTGCGGTGCCGTTTCTCGTCATGGGTGAGGTCGGAGCCACTGCGCTGCTCATCGCACTGGCGATCTCCGCGACGGTCGTCGATTCGACGCCGTTCTCGTCGGTCGGTGCACTCACGCTGGCCAACGCCCCGGAGGAGACACGACCGAAGCTGCTCCAGTTCATGCTCACCTGGGGCATCGCGATGGTGGTGACCGCGCCCATCGTCACGTGGCTGATTCTCATCCTGCCGAGCGCAGTGTGACGGGCGCATTCCCGGCAATGTTCACATCGATCGGAGATTCACACGCATGTGTGGCGAACTACGCGAAACCGTTGCGCTGTCGTCGAGGATCCTGGCTGCGGCCGGGCACGGCGACCTGATCTGGGGGCACGCCTCCGCCCGCGACCCCGAAGGAAGGGGTGTGTGGCTGAAAGCGGCGAACTGGGGCCTCGACGAGGTCACGCCCGAGCGGGTGCACCTCGTGAATGACAACGGTGTGGTGCTCAGCGGGGACGGAGCCCGGCACAGTGAGTACCCCATCCATACCGAGATCATGGCAGCGCGCCCGGACGTCGGTGGTGTGGTCCACACGCACCCGCCGAACGCGGTGGCGCTGGCCGCGACGGGGCAGGCGCTCCATCCGGTGAGCCACGCGGCGAACTATTTCGTGCCCCCGGCCGTTCCCCGCTTCACCGAGACCGCCGACCTCATCCTGACGCGTGAGCTGGGGAGTTCGCTCGCGCTCCAGCTCGGCGATGCTCGCGCCGCGTTCCTCGTCAATCACGGCATCGTGGCGGTGGGGCGTGATGTGAGGGAGGCGACTGTGGCGGCGGTGCTTCTGGAACGGGCGTGCGCGCAGCAGCTGATGACCCGTTCAGCCGGCGGTTGGCCGAGCTGGTCGCCGGAGGAAGAGTCATTGGCCAAGCGTGAACACATCTACCACGACACTGCGGTCGCCGGTGTGTGGGATTACCTCGTGAGACAGTTGCCGGACCTAGGTGTATGAGGTCGTGACGTTGGTGACGCCGGTGTGGAGTCGGGTGGCGGGTGGCTGGTTCCCGGCGGCGGTGTGGGGTCGATGGTAGTTGTAGTGCAGGTTCCAGATGTGTAGGGCTTCTGAGCGTTGCTGTTCGGAGGTCCAGGTGCGGGCGTAGAGGAATTCTTCGGCGAGGATGCGGTTGTAGCGTTCGACCTTGCCGTTGTGGCGTGGGGTGTATGGGGTGATGCGCTGGTGGCGGGCGCCGTGCAGAACGGTGGCGAAGTCGGCCGCGCGGTAGCAGGCGCCATTGTCGGTGACGATGCGCTGGATGTGGGTGATGCCGTGGGCGGTGAAGAATGCTCTGGCCCGGTACACAAAGCCGATCGCGGTGCGGGCTTTCTCGTCGGGGAGTGCTTCGGTGTAGGCCAGGCGGGAGAACCCGTCAACTGCGGAGTGCAGGTAGACGTATCCGGTGCGGCTGCCGCGTTGTTTGGTACGGGCCACGGCCCTGGCTTGATCGCTGCCGCGTCCATGCACCCGCCACCCGCCGCCATCGGGGATGCGCCCGACCTTTTTTACGTCGAGGTGGACCATGTGCCCCGGCCGGTGGGCGATGATCCGGCGGGGCACGCGGTTGGACGCACCCGTGGGGTCGATGAATCGGCGACGATGCAGTCCCAGGCGGCGTAGATGCCGGCTCACCGTGCGTCGGCTGATCGATACCCCGTCCGCGCCGAGCTCGAAGGCAATGCGACTGGCCGACCACTTGTGCTCGCGGCGCATCTCCTCGATGCGGGCCACGACCTGACCTGGGGTCGCGGTCGGTTGCCGGTGCGGGGTCGAGGGCCGGTCGAGCAAGCCCAGGTCACCGAAGCGGCGATAGCGGTTGACCCACTTCGAGGCGCACTGCCGCGAAATGCCCATTTCCGCGGCGACATGGGCGATCAGACGGGACTGGCAGCGCTGGATGAGTCGGCGGCGGCCTTCAATCGACAGCGGGGCGTTACTGTGTGGCACGGCGGGTCTTTCGGTCGGGGACGAGTGACTTGGCGGTTCTCATCCTGCCGCCGAAAGACCCGTCCCCGTGATCAGACCCCACCCACCGTCACCAACGTCATGAC from the Saccharomonospora azurea NA-128 genome contains:
- a CDS encoding DEAD/DEAH box helicase; this translates as MRPTLATEGLRKNITQYLATSFGLTDDGASDALVQFLNHPEQGIFRGPYLRIRTPFRTAGDGWRDHLDWVPPGPGGGEFTPYEHQAKAFERLSTRNSPAEPTLVTTGTGSGKTESFLVPILDHCRREKARGVSGVKAVLLYPMNALATDQTNRIDELLAGPGMEQVTAGLFIGDVAAVNYQRVLNKRSEIRATRPDILITNYKMLDLLLQRADDQPLWQDSALSYVVLDEFHTYDGAQGTDVAMLLRRLAAATGNTQPNRSLGSICPVATSATLGAGGGASGSEELRKVAGQVFGTVFDEDSVVGESRKTVEETLGDRDFTLPLPDPDALAALPDPARDPSLMAELACLLTDSGDLDPAVLGRKLRAHSLTAAVLAILGGEPKPYPEILELLPRQGAYAWGEALRTRPEVASTALARFVALLSVARDPEAPSRPLLGIESHLWVRAVSRLLRAVDRTPAFWWDGEPVREPDLDEQENEETSGLADRRHRLLPAVYCRHCGRSGWAAISPERDPEELVCEPDKIYRAGLGRDKRRVRNLILATDSERHRRDPALVMLDPMGARVRPFDPIRDGADAGDEFAVLWDDSVAAAEKDRCPACGMDNGIRYLGAGLPTLASVVVTELFTGGELSGSARKTLMFSDSVQDAAHRAGFVSSRSYGFSLRSLLLDQTVSGESVRLHDLIADVTGAAADPQVLSAVVPPDLHTHPEVDALLAGEHSGSRETWKLIAQRLAFAVIMEFGLRSRQGRTLELSGAMAAEVALDEPDAALALVREAVRDAGLLDPDVLSDARLLAFVRGLLERMRLRGAIWHPWLDAYLREAGRRYLVWGGRPRGMPAFPEGVAAPSFVLSAHKDRSEFDVLPTRGGWYQDWTSRCLDLPPSVAGNLLSRILPEFASAGIVASRTTADASTRVFGLRPGHITALRLPADTETAGVRCGSCSWQQTVPPERVPDWVGQPCLRYRCTGILREVRYSTDDYYRALYSDGGVYRVVTAEHTGLLTRAQREQTEAAFRRKKPRYNDPNVLSATPTLEMGIDIGDLSAVVLASLPPGPANYVQRAGRAGRKTGNALVVTLADRRERDRYYLSEPREVIAGEILPPGCHLSAIEILRRQYVAHLVDRAAKRELPGVAPMPRLASVLFGPSGWLADLVAAGQRDGAAIVEEFLALFGDEVSASSAEALRAFALGGLEDAKKRIEDQWNERLADLRYRLRAIEEARGKLVTSDPDQEREWKSLGSELRAVRRRLGEYGRTPAHGVLVEYGLLPNYALTDARTTLEATLTWDETDENGDRTYHSEVREYDRPARQAVVELAPGQSYYVRGYQHRVSGLDVGRPERPAWETWRICPACGYVVAEDAEQDTRPCARCQDASIADAGNVHKVLRPAKVTAVDKRADAQISDASDERERRTYSVVPTADFPPALIDASWRHTTKTFGVDFSRRAVIRHFNLGLARFDRPAADTFAGRQVRLNPFYACQACGGTTKDGPPVTISTLGVAQSSNGRQPGTEHHRNWCPYRRLPDKAGHVDLLLAHELTTEALRILVPAVTAGVTERLVSFKAALRLGIAHTYGGDPDHLDIVPAVMPDHGEGHVRHFLVLYDTQPGGTGYLHRLSDPAEFRDILSHARLAIRSCRCQWEGKLACHRCLLRYAADDEFTVINRAEALELLGALLETWEVEHGARADEISLTDQVESELEARFLAVLQEWSDRPDTPGRLTRQTDRDGARFADLKFTTPDKQVVHWQMKLQNALHLTRPDVLFTRMDALGRQVAVYLDGYRYHAAPTINRLADDADKRARLRAHDIDVFAITWDDVERWRGNPVGRDPVWPPYRGNAQDAARDLYQKRSGREPGELSGAVWANPIDTLLAYLAEPDPELWQRRAEGALGGLLRQAKGTKTQTNSAGVPDRIHAALAGDPLPDSVPGGKIVIVRAPDDNNCPVTLLIDARLGQQVFTAAVAVDDRTATITVDEDAHRRRWMAWLYWANLIQFLPHGGGDAAQIAVSALAQFDPSLLAVSEGTGLRPMLRDLPIDDETSRWISLDAAVTPPSATLDAEWKRTFELADPEESGLETLLRELVACAVPVPEVGFELGDQGWQAELAWPEKRVGVVLSATRDDHEAVERDAAFAQAGWRVATAKDWDIEKLIEQLGQGV
- a CDS encoding UvrD-helicase domain-containing protein, yielding MTVDSGATLRILERADKEILKLSRADKGAVYEFQHKFRRNPNHPGLHLKQLKGDTRLWSARVTQDYRALLLSIQDQDFLLVSVRHRKNAYDDLERYTYRINGVTGGIEVIDLAAIGDSILGRVAGDGAEPEQAADAAPPLFAHVTDEQFEELGVAPALFPAIAKVTTEEELLELADCVPQLTADVLLALYDGKTFDEVMEQITAPVAVGNPVDTEDYAAAVVRPATQVTTDDAALQAVLAESFARWQVYLHPTQRTLVEKNYNGPARVSGGPGTGKTIVALHRVKHLAEQLPEGRDKPILLTTFNRNLAADLRTRLLALGGEQLARRVDIVNIDKLASRVVAEGNDDTKRRIVGNDRALEEWRSLLLELDDQRFPPEFLAAEWAQVILGQALTSRTEYFRARRTGRGRSLKRDERDHIWQLVERFTQRLDEQGMWTMRQVAAAAARRELDRAARVEHAAANGENSLSTPEYRYRHIVVDEAQDLSAAHWTMLRAMVAKGPNDIFITGDPHQRLYDNYVTLSSLGINIRGRSAKLTLSYRTTRQILRWSMGMLTGETYDDLDGGEDDLTGYRSLLNGRDPVAHGLSTWAEERRWVAQQIKQWQDDDAGSIAIAVPTRQMADEMIRDLTDAGIDAVQVGPDGPARGDGFHVGTMHRFKGLEYQRMILSGVADGILPRQAIRHFQDSDPKRYQQERARERSLLFVAATRARDELVVTWHGKASEFLNQEGD